AAAATCTGTGCGATGCAGAATATAAATCCAATATTTTTTGACCTAGAATTTTCACCCGTAACGGGGCATTACAAACCAATTACAAAAATTTGGTTGGAAAATATATTTAAAAAATTAAATTTAGATGAGAATAAAATTGCAGGGGTTATTCTCGTAAATCCCTCTTATCATGGATATGCCGGAGATTTAGAGTCTTTAATAGATTGTTGTCATCAAAAAAATTTACCTGTTTTAGTTGATGAAGCCCATGGTTCATATTTCCTTTTTTGTGAAAACCTTAATTTACCAAAACCGGCCTTATCATCAAACGCTGATTTAGTCGTAAATTCATTGCATAAGTCGCTCAATGGATTAACTCAAACGGCAGTACTTTGGTACAAAGGGAATCTAATAAATGAAAGTAATTTAATCAAAAGTATTAATTTGCTCCAAACTACCAGTCCAAGTTCCTTATTACTTTCTTCTTGTGAAGAGTCTATAAGGGACTGGCTTAACAAAAAAAGTTTATCAAAATATCAAAAAAGAATTTTAGAGGCAAAAAGTATTTATAAAAAATTAATTCAAAAAAATATTCCTCTCATAGAAACTCAAGACCCCTTAAAAATTGTAGTAAATACCTCTAAGGCTGGGATTGATGGTTTTACTGCTGATAACTTTTTTTATAGAAATGGCCTTATTGCCGAATTGCCAGAAATGATGACTCTCACTTTTTGCTTAGGATTTGGAAATCAAAAAGATTTTCTTAATTTATTTGAAAAGTTATGGAAAAAATTACTATTGAATTCCAAAAAATCAAAAAATTTAGAAGTTCTCAAATCGCCCTTTAAATTAGTTCAAGCTCCCGAAATTGAAATAGGGATTGCTTGGAGAAGTAAGGCTCGGAGTATTTCTTTCTCACAATCATTAAATAAAATATCTGGAGATATTATTTGCCCTTATCCTCCTGGGATACCTTTACTAATTCCTGGCGAAAAAATTGATAAAGATAGGTTTAATTGGATAAATAATCAAAGTCTATGCAACAAAGATCTGGTAAATTTTAATATAAGAGTCTTAGAAACATAGCAATTTCATATGAGATTAAGAAGCGGATTACTTATAGGAATTTTTGGTTTAATTGTTGTTTTGTTGGGCGGATGGTTTTTTACATTGGCAACTGCTTTGCTTACATATCTTGCATTATTAGAATTTTTTAGAATGGCAGAATTTAAAGGAATTAGACCAGCTACAAAAACCACATTATTTTCATCCTTTATTATTATAGTTTCTACTTATCTTGAGACTATT
This is a stretch of genomic DNA from Prochlorococcus marinus XMU1412. It encodes these proteins:
- a CDS encoding aminotransferase class I/II-fold pyridoxal phosphate-dependent enzyme, with amino-acid sequence MSISSFLTKKFLKSLFFPAHNRGAALPKKLVKLLKYPPGYWDLPELPEIGSPLSQSGLIAKSQREFSDKFGAKGCFFGVNGASGLIQSAVIALAKPGENILMPRNVHISVIKICAMQNINPIFFDLEFSPVTGHYKPITKIWLENIFKKLNLDENKIAGVILVNPSYHGYAGDLESLIDCCHQKNLPVLVDEAHGSYFLFCENLNLPKPALSSNADLVVNSLHKSLNGLTQTAVLWYKGNLINESNLIKSINLLQTTSPSSLLLSSCEESIRDWLNKKSLSKYQKRILEAKSIYKKLIQKNIPLIETQDPLKIVVNTSKAGIDGFTADNFFYRNGLIAELPEMMTLTFCLGFGNQKDFLNLFEKLWKKLLLNSKKSKNLEVLKSPFKLVQAPEIEIGIAWRSKARSISFSQSLNKISGDIICPYPPGIPLLIPGEKIDKDRFNWINNQSLCNKDLVNFNIRVLET